In Turicibacter sanguinis, a genomic segment contains:
- a CDS encoding LysR family transcriptional regulator, with protein sequence MIDELRSFIQVVENQNFTKAAKKLNLSQPAVSLHILGLEKQLDTKLILRSNKEKNFLLTSDGEILFKRAKEIVHQYDDMINEIKSHAMEVKGTLKIGASLTIGEYLLPSILGELSKLYPALSFEVTIENSQSILNKVNQLELEIGLVETEIESDQLNRVPFYRDVLQVAYTSSLVPPNNPEHYHQFFNEQVWLLRESGSGTRERTDFFLENYGITPYRRIILGSNYIIKETLRQQPSVTFTSTLMKKQKFEGIEYLEDEGYQLSRLFYYVTKDGVVLSKRVQIFMALLQELYEPVK encoded by the coding sequence ATGATTGATGAATTAAGATCATTTATTCAGGTAGTCGAAAATCAGAACTTTACAAAGGCGGCAAAGAAGTTAAACCTATCACAACCGGCAGTTAGTTTGCATATTTTAGGACTTGAAAAACAACTTGATACCAAACTTATTTTGCGATCTAATAAAGAAAAAAACTTTTTATTAACATCAGATGGGGAAATTTTATTTAAACGTGCAAAAGAAATTGTTCATCAGTATGATGATATGATTAATGAAATTAAATCACACGCAATGGAAGTTAAAGGAACCCTAAAAATTGGAGCTAGTTTGACGATTGGAGAGTATCTGCTACCTTCTATTCTTGGAGAGTTATCTAAGTTATATCCTGCCCTCAGTTTTGAAGTTACCATTGAAAATAGTCAGTCTATTTTAAATAAAGTGAATCAATTAGAGCTTGAGATTGGGTTAGTTGAAACTGAGATAGAAAGTGATCAATTGAATCGAGTCCCATTTTATCGGGATGTGCTACAAGTAGCCTACACGAGTAGTTTAGTTCCTCCAAACAATCCAGAACACTATCATCAGTTTTTTAATGAGCAAGTATGGTTATTACGAGAGTCAGGATCAGGGACGAGAGAGAGAACTGATTTCTTTTTAGAGAATTATGGAATTACACCGTATCGTCGAATTATTCTGGGGAGTAACTATATTATTAAAGAAACGCTCAGACAGCAACCCTCAGTTACCTTTACTTCAACGTTAATGAAGAAACAAAAGTTTGAGGGAATTGAGTATTTAGAAGATGAGGGATATCAATTATCACGATTATTTTATTACGTGACAAAAGATGGCGTTGTTTTGAGTAAACGCGTTCAAATTTTTATGGCTTTATTACAGGAATTATATGAGCCAGTAAAATAA
- a CDS encoding YeiH family protein: protein MKTRNFMQQKFVNVKELLPGLIVCIIIGLISKYVGTFVPALGGATIAILLGLLLGNTVLTHKSFYKGVRFSESNLLSYSIVLLGGTLSYKVILQLGVSGVSFIVLQMILTIIFCILVGKKLGFSEDFRLLMAAGNAVCGSSAIGATAPVIKANDVDKSITITLVNLTGTILMMILPFLTSILYGNETIKSSALIGGTLQSVGQVVGSGSMVNHDVLQYATIFKIVRIIFLVFVILSFAKLKKDEENHEAELHHQQPKAKIKIPWYVIGFFIMCFLFSVGIINENISHGFKQISNYLEIFALAGIGMSVKFKDLMKAGVKSGIYCLLIGIAQIMIAVVLIGILL from the coding sequence ATGAAAACTCGAAACTTTATGCAACAAAAGTTTGTAAACGTTAAAGAGCTATTACCTGGTCTTATTGTCTGCATTATAATCGGGTTAATTTCCAAATACGTTGGAACCTTTGTTCCAGCACTCGGAGGTGCGACGATTGCGATTTTACTCGGCCTATTACTTGGGAATACAGTTTTAACACATAAAAGCTTCTATAAAGGGGTTCGTTTTTCAGAATCTAACTTACTTTCTTACTCTATTGTTTTATTAGGCGGAACTTTAAGCTATAAGGTTATTTTACAATTAGGTGTTTCAGGTGTTAGTTTCATCGTACTACAAATGATTTTAACCATTATTTTTTGTATCCTTGTTGGAAAAAAACTTGGATTCTCAGAAGATTTCCGCTTATTAATGGCAGCAGGTAACGCTGTCTGCGGATCTTCAGCTATTGGAGCGACCGCACCTGTTATAAAGGCAAACGACGTGGATAAATCTATTACGATTACATTAGTTAACTTAACTGGAACCATCTTAATGATGATTTTACCCTTTTTAACCTCTATTCTTTATGGAAATGAAACCATTAAATCATCAGCTTTAATCGGAGGAACCTTGCAATCAGTTGGCCAAGTTGTTGGAAGTGGTTCAATGGTTAACCATGATGTGTTACAATACGCGACCATCTTTAAAATTGTCCGAATTATTTTCTTAGTATTTGTTATTTTATCATTTGCTAAACTGAAAAAAGATGAAGAAAACCATGAAGCAGAATTACATCATCAACAACCAAAAGCAAAAATTAAAATTCCATGGTATGTCATTGGATTCTTTATCATGTGTTTCTTATTCAGTGTTGGAATCATTAATGAAAATATATCACATGGATTTAAACAAATTAGTAACTATTTAGAAATCTTTGCATTGGCCGGAATCGGAATGAGTGTTAAATTCAAAGATTTAATGAAAGCAGGCGTCAAAAGCGGGATTTACTGTTTATTAATCGGAATTGCCCAAATTATGATCGCCGTTGTTTTAATCGGGATTTTACTATAA
- a CDS encoding AraC family transcriptional regulator, producing MGIDKFYIFNLVSDILIQEKFGRFVITIKPDSLCKFDQISPTNKVHRHDYYELCFVIEGTGEYLHGDKLYNLNKGDIFICNPLIEHEIRLKASINGTYSSELYLIFFVITLDYIHAISPTHFPSIEEKILHSFTQQHEIVVHHCDHMFSYIDFLMNHIGPNTLNNYGIYNMMKTMAFEGLSLLCSSQNSHPLDANRYPSEFNQLLMFIESNLNKPITIQDLANASYMSHRNLHYLFNKYVHKTPKEYINTRKINLAKLYLRMNYKVGEVALLVGIQDVGQFSRLFKKQCGISPKAFQQSKVS from the coding sequence ATGGGAATTGATAAATTTTATATCTTTAATTTAGTATCAGATATTTTAATTCAGGAAAAATTCGGTCGCTTTGTGATAACCATTAAACCAGATAGTCTATGTAAATTTGATCAGATCTCTCCAACTAATAAGGTACACCGTCACGATTACTACGAACTTTGTTTTGTGATTGAAGGAACAGGAGAATATCTTCATGGTGACAAACTTTATAATTTAAATAAAGGCGATATTTTTATCTGTAACCCTCTTATTGAACATGAGATTAGGCTCAAAGCTTCCATTAATGGAACTTATTCATCTGAGCTTTATTTAATCTTTTTTGTGATTACCCTTGATTACATTCATGCTATTTCACCTACTCATTTTCCCTCTATTGAAGAAAAAATTCTTCATTCTTTTACTCAGCAGCATGAAATAGTTGTTCATCATTGTGATCACATGTTTTCTTATATCGATTTTTTAATGAACCACATCGGGCCTAATACGCTAAATAATTATGGCATTTACAATATGATGAAAACAATGGCCTTCGAGGGTTTATCTTTATTATGTTCCAGTCAAAATAGCCATCCTCTCGATGCGAATCGCTATCCAAGTGAATTTAATCAATTGCTCATGTTTATCGAAAGTAATTTAAATAAACCCATTACCATTCAAGATTTAGCTAATGCTTCTTATATGTCCCATCGAAATTTACATTATCTCTTCAATAAATATGTCCACAAAACGCCAAAAGAATATATTAATACTCGTAAGATTAATCTCGCCAAGCTCTATTTACGAATGAACTATAAAGTAGGCGAGGTTGCCTTACTTGTTGGAATTCAAGATGTGGGTCAATTTAGTCGTCTCTTCAAAAAACAATGCGGAATTTCTCCTAAAGCCTTTCAACAATCAAAGGTAAGTTAA
- a CDS encoding GAF domain-containing protein — MFQKEAYTGTLEENYELVLAQLKALIAGESDLIANLSNASALLNVFLEEINWVGFYLVKNNQLVLGPFQGLPACIRIPFDKGVCGYVATTKQTALVQNVHEFVGHIACDSATNSEIVVPIIKDNELMGVLDIDSPLLNRFSKTDQHYLEKFVQILVESLI; from the coding sequence ATGTTTCAAAAAGAAGCTTACACTGGAACTTTAGAAGAAAATTACGAACTCGTTTTAGCACAATTAAAAGCTTTAATTGCAGGAGAATCGGATTTAATTGCAAACCTCTCTAATGCATCTGCCTTACTAAATGTATTTTTAGAGGAAATTAACTGGGTCGGATTCTATCTCGTAAAAAACAACCAACTCGTACTAGGACCCTTTCAAGGACTACCAGCCTGCATTCGTATTCCATTTGATAAGGGAGTTTGTGGTTATGTTGCAACAACAAAGCAAACTGCATTAGTTCAAAATGTTCATGAATTTGTTGGCCATATTGCTTGTGATAGTGCAACCAACTCTGAAATTGTCGTTCCGATTATTAAAGATAACGAATTAATGGGGGTCCTTGATATTGATAGTCCGCTTTTGAATCGATTTTCAAAAACCGATCAACATTACTTAGAAAAATTCGTTCAAATTTTGGTTGAATCACTTATTTAA
- the tyrS gene encoding tyrosine--tRNA ligase, with amino-acid sequence MKNEFLKDLQWRGLINDCTDFDALDELVEKGNITLYCGFDPTADSLHIGHLLMILILKRFQLAGHKPLALVGGATGLIGDPSGRSVERPDSNLETVEKWSNSIKGQLSQFLDFNETEANGAEIVNNYDWTSNVNMLDFLRDVGKYFNVNYILAKDLVCSRLDKGMTFTEFSYTILQGMDFKHLYETKKCVLQIGGSDQWGNITSGLELIRKQLGHEEKAVGLTMPLVTKADGTKFGKTAGGAVWLDRKKTSPYELYQFLINTADEDVVKFLKYFTFLTKEEIEAVEAEFKEAPHLRHGQKVLAREVVTLVHGVEAYEQALKITEALFSGNLAGLTAEEIEVGFKDVPSVELAEDLNLVDALVFAKAASSKRESREFINNNSILINGEKVNNLEFIVSKENAIGGKFTVIRRGKKKYFLIKHV; translated from the coding sequence ATGAAAAATGAATTCTTAAAAGACCTACAATGGCGTGGGTTAATTAATGATTGTACGGATTTTGATGCTTTAGATGAGTTAGTTGAGAAAGGGAATATCACGTTATACTGTGGTTTTGACCCAACAGCAGATAGTTTACATATTGGACATTTATTAATGATTTTAATTTTAAAACGATTCCAATTAGCAGGGCATAAACCATTAGCTCTTGTAGGAGGAGCAACAGGATTAATCGGGGATCCATCAGGTCGTTCGGTTGAACGTCCAGATAGTAATTTAGAAACAGTTGAAAAATGGTCTAACAGTATTAAAGGACAATTATCTCAATTCTTAGATTTCAATGAGACTGAAGCAAATGGTGCTGAAATCGTAAATAATTATGATTGGACTTCAAATGTTAATATGCTTGATTTCTTACGTGATGTTGGGAAATACTTTAATGTTAACTATATTTTAGCGAAAGACCTTGTATGTTCACGTTTAGATAAAGGGATGACATTCACTGAATTCTCTTATACGATTTTACAAGGAATGGATTTCAAACATTTATATGAAACCAAAAAATGTGTGTTACAAATTGGTGGATCGGATCAATGGGGGAATATTACCTCTGGACTTGAGTTAATTCGTAAACAATTAGGACATGAAGAAAAAGCAGTTGGATTAACAATGCCATTAGTAACAAAAGCGGATGGAACAAAGTTCGGAAAAACAGCAGGTGGAGCTGTTTGGTTAGATCGTAAGAAAACATCTCCATATGAGTTATACCAATTCTTAATCAACACAGCTGACGAAGATGTTGTCAAATTCTTAAAATACTTCACATTCTTAACAAAAGAAGAAATTGAAGCAGTAGAAGCAGAATTTAAAGAAGCACCACATTTACGTCATGGACAAAAAGTATTAGCACGTGAAGTGGTAACTTTAGTTCATGGTGTTGAAGCTTACGAACAAGCCTTAAAAATTACAGAAGCCTTATTCAGTGGAAACCTTGCAGGATTAACTGCTGAAGAAATCGAAGTTGGATTCAAAGATGTTCCATCAGTTGAATTAGCTGAAGATCTTAACTTAGTGGATGCCTTAGTGTTTGCTAAAGCGGCTAGCTCAAAACGTGAATCACGTGAATTCATCAATAATAATTCAATCTTAATTAACGGAGAAAAAGTTAATAATTTAGAATTTATTGTATCAAAAGAAAATGCAATTGGTGGTAAGTTTACAGTCATCCGCCGTGGTAAGAAGAAATATTTCTTAATTAAACACGTTTAG
- a CDS encoding glycoside hydrolase family 38 N-terminal domain-containing protein, translating into MSKIKLTKKWEVLLIHHTHTDIGYTQSQEVIEFYHVNFIKQVIEILEGLRVQGKEKDFKWVCEAFWGVETFLRRVDESWRKRFETCVKNGGIELTGSYLNMTELIDDQVLKNQIKKSVDYGKSIEKEVRCAMTADINGYSWGFVDALAENGIENLLSCVHTHHGMYPLFRKLMPFYWESEKGNKVLVWNGEHYHFGNEFGIVKTATGSYVHKDELRDSFTQDKLKEYGHKRMYRYLKSLEDQAYEYNFVPITVHGLPTDNSSANLEVLEFVQWWNENFSHEVIIKMSTLEELFDRVRASEVEIQTYRGDWPDWWAFGVGSTPNAVKVYKEAQRLLQMTKMIDENLCDNKLVNECEEMLMLYAEHTWGHSASITNPWNSLVNLMDYKKSSYAARAHELAIRNYLNVLEARGMTSLKPNREPKFKVINPHSRTVTECVKLFLDYWETSNLINVVVDDLGNEYATQIERQPRGEAIHFIATLEANEERTFWVERREHPVHYIKIKNESACVQGYDDIFLYEDKRAVIKYDQTYENGHVRISWNKQHGIISWYDKVNQVELLDPSSETGAFMPIYECSKAYSQTTSDQYSVRSRLGRNMRGANHEVYYVHIKQITINEIGEIYGKIQLDLELEGTTLAKVELKIYHDICKVEVQVILNKMSVWDPESLYVALPFAYNQQKMDLFAEKTGCTVQLKKDQLLGTNCDYYLVQEGVGLKKGSYGMSIAMPDTPLIYTSPLRYENAKKLYHPKYTKATDYELYSWPMNNLWETNFKVSLAGFIELNYAVSWSNQIESKQDLTRRNHEMNMGFLNYRID; encoded by the coding sequence ATGTCAAAAATAAAATTAACGAAAAAATGGGAAGTTTTATTAATTCATCATACACACACTGATATTGGATATACGCAAAGTCAAGAAGTGATTGAGTTTTATCATGTGAACTTTATTAAACAAGTCATTGAGATTTTAGAGGGATTAAGAGTTCAGGGAAAAGAGAAAGATTTTAAATGGGTATGTGAGGCCTTTTGGGGTGTTGAAACTTTTTTAAGAAGAGTTGATGAATCATGGAGAAAGCGTTTTGAAACATGTGTGAAAAATGGTGGAATTGAACTGACGGGAAGCTATTTAAATATGACAGAATTAATTGATGACCAGGTATTAAAGAATCAAATCAAAAAATCTGTTGATTATGGAAAGAGCATTGAAAAAGAGGTTAGATGTGCCATGACAGCCGATATTAACGGTTATTCTTGGGGATTTGTTGATGCACTAGCTGAGAATGGAATTGAAAATTTATTATCCTGTGTTCATACTCATCATGGAATGTATCCTTTATTTAGGAAGTTAATGCCTTTTTATTGGGAGTCCGAAAAGGGGAATAAAGTGTTAGTCTGGAATGGGGAGCATTATCACTTTGGGAATGAGTTTGGGATTGTAAAAACAGCAACAGGATCATATGTTCATAAGGATGAACTTCGAGATTCTTTTACGCAAGATAAATTAAAAGAATATGGGCATAAACGTATGTATCGATACCTTAAATCATTAGAGGATCAAGCTTATGAATATAACTTTGTTCCGATTACCGTTCATGGACTCCCAACGGATAATAGTTCAGCTAATCTTGAGGTATTGGAATTTGTACAGTGGTGGAATGAGAATTTTTCGCATGAAGTTATAATTAAGATGTCGACGCTTGAGGAATTATTTGATCGTGTCAGGGCGAGTGAGGTTGAAATCCAAACATATAGAGGGGATTGGCCAGATTGGTGGGCGTTTGGTGTAGGAAGTACACCAAACGCGGTAAAAGTCTATAAAGAAGCACAACGTTTATTACAAATGACAAAGATGATAGATGAAAATCTGTGTGACAACAAGTTAGTTAATGAATGTGAAGAAATGTTAATGTTGTATGCGGAACATACATGGGGACATTCTGCTTCGATTACAAATCCTTGGAATTCACTGGTTAACCTAATGGATTACAAAAAATCATCGTATGCTGCACGTGCGCATGAATTAGCGATTAGAAATTATTTAAATGTTCTGGAGGCAAGAGGGATGACGAGTTTAAAACCAAATCGAGAGCCAAAGTTTAAAGTGATAAATCCTCATTCGCGAACAGTCACCGAGTGTGTAAAATTATTTTTAGATTACTGGGAAACTTCAAATTTGATTAATGTCGTCGTTGATGATTTAGGAAATGAATATGCCACTCAAATTGAACGTCAGCCAAGAGGAGAGGCAATCCATTTTATTGCCACATTAGAAGCGAATGAAGAACGAACCTTTTGGGTGGAAAGACGAGAGCATCCAGTGCATTATATCAAAATTAAGAATGAATCAGCCTGTGTCCAAGGGTATGATGATATATTTTTATACGAGGATAAAAGAGCTGTTATTAAGTATGATCAGACCTATGAGAATGGGCATGTAAGAATTTCGTGGAACAAACAACATGGAATTATAAGTTGGTATGATAAAGTAAATCAGGTGGAATTGCTAGATCCCTCATCTGAAACAGGTGCATTTATGCCTATTTATGAATGTTCAAAAGCTTACTCTCAAACGACATCGGATCAATATAGCGTGCGTTCAAGACTCGGGCGGAATATGCGTGGAGCAAATCATGAGGTATATTATGTACACATTAAACAGATTACGATCAATGAAATAGGAGAGATTTATGGAAAGATTCAACTGGATTTAGAATTAGAGGGAACAACACTCGCAAAGGTCGAGCTTAAAATTTATCATGATATTTGTAAAGTTGAGGTTCAAGTTATTCTAAACAAGATGAGTGTTTGGGATCCTGAAAGTCTCTACGTTGCGCTACCTTTTGCTTATAATCAGCAAAAAATGGACTTATTTGCAGAGAAAACAGGATGTACTGTTCAATTGAAGAAAGATCAATTATTGGGAACAAATTGTGATTATTACTTGGTTCAAGAAGGGGTTGGATTAAAAAAAGGCAGTTATGGAATGAGCATCGCCATGCCGGACACCCCATTAATTTATACGTCCCCCTTAAGATATGAAAATGCAAAAAAATTATATCATCCTAAGTATACGAAGGCGACTGACTATGAACTTTACTCATGGCCGATGAATAATCTTTGGGAAACAAATTTCAAAGTATCATTAGCTGGATTTATTGAATTGAACTATGCGGTGAGCTGGTCAAATCAGATTGAAAGTAAGCAAGATTTAACAAGAAGAAATCATGAAATGAATATGGGATTCCTCAATTATCGAATCGACTAA
- the rpsD gene encoding 30S ribosomal protein S4, with translation MARYTGPSWKISRRLGYSILENGKELQKRPYAPGQHGQSRKKISEYGLQLQEKQKLRHAYGMTERQFRRTYDKAGKLAGKHGENFLYMLESRLDNLVYRLGLAATRRQARQLVNHGHITVDGKRVDIPSYSVKPGQTISLREKSANLAVVKASLEATIHRPDFVTFDEATMTGTYVRLPERSEVFADIHENLIVEFYSR, from the coding sequence ATGGCTCGTTATACTGGACCAAGCTGGAAAATTTCTCGTCGTTTAGGATACTCTATCTTAGAAAACGGAAAAGAATTACAAAAACGCCCTTATGCACCTGGGCAACACGGACAATCTCGTAAAAAAATCTCTGAATACGGATTACAATTACAAGAGAAACAAAAATTACGTCATGCTTATGGAATGACTGAGCGTCAATTCCGTCGTACATACGATAAAGCTGGTAAATTAGCAGGTAAACATGGTGAGAACTTCTTATACATGTTAGAATCTCGTTTAGATAACTTAGTTTATCGTTTAGGATTAGCTGCGACTCGTCGTCAAGCTCGTCAATTAGTAAACCACGGACACATTACTGTAGATGGAAAACGCGTTGATATTCCTTCTTACTCAGTAAAACCAGGACAAACAATCTCTTTACGTGAAAAATCAGCTAACTTAGCTGTAGTTAAAGCGTCTTTAGAGGCTACTATCCACCGTCCAGACTTCGTAACTTTCGATGAAGCTACAATGACAGGAACTTATGTACGTTTACCAGAACGTTCAGAAGTATTCGCTGACATCCACGAAAACTTAATCGTAGAGTTCTACAGCCGTTAA
- a CDS encoding cysteine desulfurase family protein — protein sequence MIYLDNSATTSVDPEVLTAFTKVNQNFWGNPSSLHAFGARAEQLLIQAEKQTLSLLNAKQHKVIFTSGATESNNLAIRGVCHAYKNRGCHIITTPVEHASVYETAEDLEQEGFRVTFIDVKKSKTEILKQIEEAICEDTILISCMHVNNEMGMIFPIYEIGQLIKKYPKIKFHVDAVQSVGKIPVDMDKMNIDLLSFSAHKFHGLKGCGALVMNQYLKLVPEITGGHQMYGLRSGTINVAGAVALAKALRLAIEPLNANYNHVKSLYDYTVKELKAMDGVTVNDCYPELTPYIINFAVENIKGETLVHALEEHDVYISAKSACSSKSAQASRILLALGVSEEVALDSVRLSFANTSTLEEATQFINALKLVVVQMRKEMMK from the coding sequence ATGATTTATTTAGATAATAGCGCGACCACTTCAGTTGATCCAGAAGTGTTGACAGCTTTTACAAAAGTTAATCAGAACTTCTGGGGAAACCCAAGCTCACTTCATGCCTTTGGAGCTCGTGCTGAACAACTATTAATTCAAGCAGAAAAACAAACCTTATCTTTATTGAATGCTAAGCAACATAAAGTGATTTTTACATCTGGTGCAACAGAAAGTAATAATTTAGCCATTCGTGGTGTCTGTCATGCCTATAAAAATCGTGGTTGTCATATCATTACAACCCCAGTGGAGCATGCCTCAGTTTATGAAACAGCCGAAGACCTGGAACAAGAAGGTTTTCGCGTAACTTTCATTGATGTAAAAAAATCTAAAACAGAAATTTTAAAACAAATTGAAGAAGCAATTTGTGAAGATACGATTTTAATTTCTTGTATGCATGTTAACAATGAAATGGGAATGATTTTCCCAATTTATGAAATTGGACAATTAATTAAAAAATATCCAAAAATAAAATTTCATGTTGATGCTGTTCAAAGTGTAGGGAAAATTCCTGTTGATATGGATAAAATGAATATTGATTTATTATCATTCTCTGCTCATAAGTTTCATGGCTTAAAAGGGTGTGGAGCTCTCGTAATGAATCAATATTTAAAACTTGTTCCTGAAATTACAGGTGGTCATCAAATGTATGGCCTTCGTTCAGGAACGATTAATGTAGCAGGGGCAGTAGCTTTAGCCAAAGCTTTGCGATTAGCGATTGAACCTTTAAATGCAAATTATAATCATGTTAAATCATTATATGACTATACAGTAAAAGAATTAAAAGCGATGGACGGAGTAACGGTAAATGACTGCTATCCTGAATTAACACCATACATTATTAATTTTGCTGTTGAGAATATTAAAGGGGAAACATTAGTTCATGCTTTAGAGGAACATGATGTTTATATCTCTGCTAAATCAGCTTGTTCGTCAAAGTCTGCTCAAGCATCAAGAATTTTACTAGCACTTGGAGTTAGTGAAGAGGTGGCTTTAGATAGCGTACGATTAAGCTTTGCTAATACGTCAACACTTGAAGAAGCGACACAATTCATAAATGCACTAAAACTTGTCGTTGTACAAATGAGGAAGGAAATGATGAAATGA
- a CDS encoding septation ring formation regulator EzrA — protein sequence MGDFKLILLIVMVIVLVTVLLYSIIIVSKKKQYYTKIDELDYFKHEISNKTVPFELAKLRSTKKSERIVKMVQQWEQRWGKLEAQFITVTEQIIYAEELVSQRSFSEVDELLEETHQQLEGLNQEVEGLLNEIKELKKSEERSRSNVLGLKEHFEQLKIQYEGEIDQFTEFKEEIKQLFKDIESLFFKFNECMEDCNYDVADETIATIKIEMEKVTIIFDRVPIYLTSIKTEIRPLLKDVLKSYENLTQSGVYLKHLEIEETISIYKEQLSQMTDLIKQFEFEQIETRLMEMSQDAKQMITFMKKELEIQDSLTAGLKEVKESISKMNKQADHLSQRYDNIKSNYTLPEEDEDNFNFILNEVKIITNKYEFLEKNAQQKQTANSILCRELDEILNQMDEIEQQLNIFEHEIENLYAGEKEARQRALKLLKAFNDLKGYYQQVKLPVKNDEIKQMMGSANQMMMSLFETIGQMPINITAIEEQLKTAEDMIQMLSFKVEKEVQQLKLAERLMVYGHRYIGREGMYVVDLTIAEDQFRQGNYETVIHNMKDLIKTLEGSAFDFTFDQFKQELDCYLL from the coding sequence ATGGGAGATTTTAAGTTAATACTCTTGATTGTAATGGTCATTGTTCTCGTGACTGTATTATTATATTCAATCATTATTGTCTCAAAGAAGAAACAGTATTATACGAAAATCGATGAGCTTGATTATTTCAAACATGAGATATCTAATAAGACGGTACCGTTTGAGTTAGCAAAGTTACGCAGTACAAAAAAGAGTGAACGCATTGTAAAAATGGTGCAACAATGGGAACAACGTTGGGGGAAATTAGAAGCACAATTTATTACTGTCACGGAACAAATTATTTATGCGGAAGAGTTGGTGTCACAACGTAGCTTTTCCGAGGTTGATGAATTATTAGAGGAGACGCATCAACAATTAGAGGGGCTCAATCAAGAGGTTGAGGGTTTATTAAATGAAATTAAAGAGTTAAAAAAATCAGAAGAACGTAGTCGTTCAAACGTCTTAGGGTTAAAAGAACACTTTGAACAGTTAAAGATTCAATATGAGGGGGAAATTGATCAATTTACTGAATTTAAAGAAGAAATTAAACAGTTATTTAAAGACATTGAAAGTTTATTTTTTAAATTTAATGAATGTATGGAAGATTGTAATTATGATGTAGCAGATGAAACCATTGCGACGATTAAAATAGAGATGGAAAAAGTAACGATTATTTTTGATCGTGTACCGATTTATTTAACGAGTATTAAAACTGAGATTCGACCTTTATTAAAAGATGTTTTAAAAAGCTATGAAAACTTAACACAGTCAGGTGTCTATTTAAAACATTTAGAAATTGAAGAAACAATATCGATTTATAAAGAACAGTTATCACAAATGACGGATTTAATTAAACAGTTTGAATTTGAGCAAATCGAAACACGCTTGATGGAAATGAGTCAAGATGCGAAACAAATGATTACATTCATGAAAAAGGAATTAGAGATTCAAGATTCTTTAACGGCTGGATTAAAAGAAGTTAAAGAGTCCATTTCAAAAATGAATAAACAGGCCGATCATTTAAGTCAACGTTATGATAATATCAAATCAAATTATACATTACCTGAAGAAGATGAAGATAACTTTAATTTCATTTTAAATGAGGTTAAAATTATCACGAATAAATATGAATTTTTAGAAAAAAATGCGCAACAAAAACAAACGGCCAATTCAATTCTTTGTCGTGAGTTAGATGAGATTTTAAATCAAATGGATGAGATTGAACAACAGTTAAACATATTTGAACATGAAATTGAAAACTTATATGCGGGGGAAAAAGAGGCTCGTCAACGTGCGCTTAAGTTATTAAAAGCCTTTAATGATTTAAAAGGATACTATCAACAAGTGAAGTTACCAGTTAAGAATGACGAGATAAAACAAATGATGGGCTCAGCGAATCAAATGATGATGTCATTATTTGAGACGATTGGGCAAATGCCAATTAATATTACGGCGATTGAGGAGCAATTAAAAACCGCTGAGGATATGATTCAAATGCTCAGTTTTAAAGTTGAAAAAGAGGTTCAGCAATTAAAATTAGCAGAGCGTTTAATGGTTTATGGACATCGTTATATTGGCCGTGAAGGCATGTACGTGGTCGATTTAACGATTGCAGAAGATCAATTCAGACAAGGAAATTATGAAACAGTGATTCATAACATGAAAGATTTAATTAAAACATTAGAAGGTTCAGCGTTTGATTTTACATTTGATCAGTTTAAACAAGAATTAGATTGTTATTTATTATAG